From the genome of Sylvia atricapilla isolate bSylAtr1 chromosome 26, bSylAtr1.pri, whole genome shotgun sequence, one region includes:
- the DOHH gene encoding deoxyhypusine hydroxylase, which yields MVTEQEVETIGRTLVDAAQPLPARFRALFTLRNLGGRAAVEWISRAFGDGSALLKHELAFCLGQMQDEAAIPVLVRVLEDTAQEPMVRHEAGEALGAIGNPDVLDILKRYSQDPVVEVAETCQLALRRLEWLQNNKENSGTSPYLSVDPAPPAEETDVAKLREILLDESQELFDRYRAMFALRNVGSQAAVLALAEGLRCGSALFRHEIGYVLGQLQDEACVPQLTAALRSRAESPMVRHECAEALGAIARPSCLQALRAFASDQERVVRESCQVALDMYEYENGAQFQYADGLCKLQASS from the exons ACGGAGCAGGAGGTGGAGACCATCGGCCGCACGCTGGTGGACGCGGCGCAGCCCCTGCCCGCCCGCTTCCGAGCCCTCTTCACCCTGCGGAACTTGGGCGGCCGCGCGGCGGTGGAGTGGATCAGCCGCGCCTTTGGGGACGGCTCGGCGCTGCTGAAGCACGAGCTGGCCTTTTGCCTGGGTCAGATGCAGGACGAGGCAGCCATTCCAGTGCTCGTTCGCGTGCTGGAGGACACGGCTCAGGAGCCCATGGTCAGGCACGAGGCAG GTGAAGCCCTGGGTGCTATTGGGAACCCTGACGTGCTGGATATCCTGAAACGCTATTCCCAGGATCCTGTGGTCGAG GTGGCAGAGACGTGTCAGCTGGCCCTGAGGAGGCTGGAGTGGCTGCAGAACAACAAGGAGAATTCAGGCACCAGCCCGTACCTCTCTGTAGATCCTGCTCCCCCTGCTGAGGAGACAGATGTTGCCAAACTCCGGGAGATCCTCCTGGATGAGTCCCAGGAACTGTTTGACCGCTACCGGGCCATGTTTGCCCTGAGGAACGTGGGGAGCCAGGCTGCCgtgctggcactggcagaag GGCTGCGCTGCGGCAGCGCGCTGTTCCGCCACGAGATCGGGTAcgtgctggggcagctgcaggacGAGGCGTGTGTCCCTCAGCTGACGGCCGCACTGCGCAGCCGCGCCGAGAGCCCCATGGTGCGGCACGAGTGCGCCGAGGCGCTGGGCGCCATCGCCCggccctcctgcctgcaggccCTGCGTGCCTTCGCCAGCGACCAGGAGCGCGTGGTGCGCGAGAGCTGCCAGGTGGCCCTGGACATGTACGAGTATGAGAACGGTGCCCAGTTCCAGTACGCAGATGGGCTCTGCAAGCTGCAGGCCTCCTCCTAA
- the SMIM44 gene encoding small integral membrane protein 44, translating to MALAGGVSLPGTGGTWGLRHLLQAPPEEDGVLYVDYKPPALDSIRLPRYILYLMMAATLVLVVAYAIVGHLIKDLVHDFADWAFGPKPEEKMGMAEGTVLEAEWLEKDEMLVEQKAEDEGIGILPGTDIPLGLLAPHSSVSFADSPEKRFF from the exons ATGGCCCTGGCCGGGGGTGtctccctgcctggcactggggggacatggggactACGGCACTTGCTGCAGGCCCCCCCTGAGGAGGATGGGGTGCTGTACGTGGACTACAAGCCCCCCGCCCTGGACAGCATCCGCCTGCCCCGCTACATCCTGTACCTGATGATGGCAGCAACactggtgctggtggtggcatATGCCATCGTGGGGCACCTCATCAAGGACCTGGTGCACGACTTTGCCG actGGGCATTTGGGCCCAAGCCAGAGGAGAAGATGGGGATGGCTGAGGGCactgtgctggaggcagagtggctggagaaGGACGAGATGCTGGTGGAGCAGAAGGCAGAGGATGAAGGCATCGGCATCCTACCTGGCACAGACATCCCGCTGGGGCTGCTTGCTCCACACAGCTCCGTCTCCTTTGCCGACTCCCCTGAGAAGAGGTTCTTCTAg
- the SMIM24 gene encoding small integral membrane protein 24 isoform X1, whose protein sequence is MIAGDKSSPSGAGSRRAPALHPKMPKPLQPLSLLVLLILAATAQGQSGTGPKVLQPWLIGLTAVVVFLFVVFVMLLINRFWNLRRHRKEDDRPETLETDSRLGRSGHDNPAAENLDEPSDDKQESKATSL, encoded by the exons ATGATAGCAGGAGACAAAAGCTCACCTTCAGGAGCAGGATCCAGACGTGCCCCAGCCCTCCACCCAAAAATGCCAAAGCCCTTGCAGCCCCTCTCGCTCCTGGTCCTGCTCATCCTCGCTGCCACCGCCCAGGGACAATCTG GCACGGGCCCCAAGGTGCTGCAGCCGTGGCTCATTGGCCTCACGGCCGTCGTCGTCTTCCTCTTCGTCGTCTTTGTGATGCTGCTCATTAACCGGTTCTGGAATCTCAGGAGGCACAG GAAGGAGGACGACCGCCCGGAGACCCTGGAGACTGACAG CAGGCTGGGGCGCTCCGGCCACGACAACCCGGCAGCTGAGAACTTGGATGAGCCGAGCGACGACAAGCAGGAGAGCAAGGCCACGTCCCTCTGA
- the SMIM24 gene encoding small integral membrane protein 24 isoform X2, translating to MIAGDKSSPSGAGSRRAPALHPKMPKPLQPLSLLVLLILAATAQGQSGTGPKVLQPWLIGLTAVVVFLFVVFVMLLINRFWNLRRHRKEDDRPETLETDRLGRSGHDNPAAENLDEPSDDKQESKATSL from the exons ATGATAGCAGGAGACAAAAGCTCACCTTCAGGAGCAGGATCCAGACGTGCCCCAGCCCTCCACCCAAAAATGCCAAAGCCCTTGCAGCCCCTCTCGCTCCTGGTCCTGCTCATCCTCGCTGCCACCGCCCAGGGACAATCTG GCACGGGCCCCAAGGTGCTGCAGCCGTGGCTCATTGGCCTCACGGCCGTCGTCGTCTTCCTCTTCGTCGTCTTTGTGATGCTGCTCATTAACCGGTTCTGGAATCTCAGGAGGCACAG GAAGGAGGACGACCGCCCGGAGACCCTGGAGACTGACAG GCTGGGGCGCTCCGGCCACGACAACCCGGCAGCTGAGAACTTGGATGAGCCGAGCGACGACAAGCAGGAGAGCAAGGCCACGTCCCTCTGA